From Triticum aestivum cultivar Chinese Spring chromosome 7B, IWGSC CS RefSeq v2.1, whole genome shotgun sequence:
TCTACACCACGATCGATACAGCTTGTGCTATCAACACCAGATAGAGAAAACTAAAGAGCAATTTCTGACAGGCGCAAGCACTAGTTATTCTACAACCTGAAGTTTACAAGCAAAAGGAATTTAAACGTGTCTGACCAGAtcatttcagaaagaaaaaaacatcACGTAACACACTATTATCACAGAAAAACATCTTAACTGCACCACCATGAACGATGTTccacttcctccgttcctaaatatttgtctttttagagtttcaaatggactaccacatatggaggtatatagacatattttggtgtagattcactcattttgctccgtatgtagtcacttgttgaaatctctagaaagacaaatatttaggaacggagggagtacaatacaaTCAATACTGATTGTGCTATCAACACCAAGTAGAGAAAATATAGAGCAATTTCTCACAGGTGCAAGCACTAGTTATTCTATAATCGGACTTTACGAGCAAAAGGAATTTTAAATGTATCATGTTACTACAGTTTGTTGTGTTCAATACATGATACCTGGAATAACCATTTCTGAATGCCACCGTGATTTACTTCGGAAATTGCAATTGACAAGTTGAACAGCACCCCAACAATCATTGCCGCCAGCAACAAGCAATTTTTCTGATCCCACATCTCCTGTCAAGACATTTTGTGCATTTCTCCGCCCTGTGGGCATGTCATCGATCATGCCAGAAGCAGTAATTGTGCAAAGTTGAGTCAACCAGATAATACCAGTGAAGGTGGCCCTCCTGCTTAATTCATGAATTACTCTCTATGACTGTGATTGGCCATTGGATAGCACTAAGACATGCAATTCATCGATGAATTTCAGTCATCAGATCCCCTATCATCGGAGCCCCTGTCACGGCGAGGAAGACTATTCTGTTGTGGCTGAGAAATCCAGTGCAGCCCATCGAGCAATTCAGAGTACATCCTCTGGTCCAGTGCTCCTCGCTTCCTCTCTTTCAGCTCCTCCAGCAACTGGAACGCGTCCTCTGTCCGTGTAGCTCGGCACAGCTCCTCCAGCAGAGTCCTGTAAGTGATCATATCTGGCTTCCTCTTGCTATCCAGCATATCCAAAAGCACCTCTCTCGATTCCTCGAACCTCCATTCCAGTGCTAGCGCGGCCACCGCTGACATGTACACGCCGCCGCTCGGCACGAACCCCTTCTCCCTCATCGTCTTGAGATACACCAACCCGTTGTCGGTCCTGCCCTTCTGGAACATGGCCTTGACGATGTAGCCGTAGGTGAACTCGTTCGGCTCACAGCCGTAGAGGGGCATTTCACGGAACACCTTGAGGGCGTCGTCCACCTCAAGGCACCGCCCATACGCCTTGATGATCAGGTTGAGCAGATAGGTGTCCGGGACCACGCCCGTGGCCTTCATCTGGCGGGAGAGGGATCTGACGGCGTGGAGGTAGACCAGCGACGCGGGCGGGCGGCGGACGCGGCGGACCACGGTGCTGAGGAGGAGCGTGAAGGTCTCGACGTTGGGGCGGCAGCCGGCGTTGGCCGGGAGGGCGCGCATCTTGTTGAACATGTCGAAGGCGATGGGGAAGAGACTGCGGCGGTCGCAGCAGAAGCGGAGGCAGGCGTTGAAGAGCTGGAGGTCGGGGGCGCAGGCCCCCGCGAGCACGTCGTGGATGAGGTTCTCCGCGGCGACGGGGCGCTTGCCGGAGgaggcggcgttgagggcggcgatGTAGGAGGCGGGGCCGTGGCGGAAGCCCGGGCGGAGCCCGGCCCAGCGGAAGAGCGCGAGCGCGAGGTCCGGGTCCTGCTCGGAGTTGATGGCGTCCGCCAGGTCGCACGCGGTGAAGCCCGGGCGGAGCCGCGTGACCCACGCCGCGAACTGGTCGTCCGGCGGGGAGCGGACGGGGGACCGCGGCTCCCAGGCGGGCGCAGAGCCCTCGGAGTCCCCGAAGAAGGTGGAGGAAGAAGTGGTGCTGAGGTGGTGAGGCTTTAGGAGCCGGAGGGCCCGAGgaaggcggcggacggcggcgaggagcgccatggcgggtgggcggcggcgcggcggcgtctcCCTAAAGCGCAGGAGGAGGAGAGATCGGAGCGACGGTGGAAAGGTCACGCGCACGAGAAAGGCCTCGCGACGCGGGCCGGTGAAAACGGGCCGGCAAAAGAATTAGGCCCAGTGACCCATTTGACTCGGAAAGGTGAGTGTTCAGACTTACTCAGACCATGGAGATGCTGCCGTCCGTATCGTCGGCCTTCTCGCGGCGCCGttgacggcggaggcggcgggcgatGGCGACGAGGACCGCGGCGAGTACGACGCCGAGGAGGTCGGCCGCGGCGTCCCTGAGCGAGGCGCCAGAGGACCCGAAGAGGCGGGTCTCGTCGGCGGCCTCCTTGGCGGCGccgacggcgagggaggcggcgcagCCGAGGGCCAGCGCCCGGCGGCGGAGGAAGGGGCGGGAGCTCCGGCCGgcaagcgcggcggcggcgagggcgatgAGGAGGCAGGCGAGGACGTGCTGCAGCTTGTCcggggcgagccactcgtcgcccCACTCCATCAGTCAGCCGCCGCTACCTGTGTCGATGCAGTGGAATGTCTCTCTGTATGTCTCTCTCAAAGCAGAACTCTTATAGAGTGCATTACACGTAACCAAAGTTTTACTGCAATTCTACTACTCCAAATACGGCCGAGCGGACGACCCGATCAGTGTCTGGTCACATTATAACCTAGCCAGGCTTCTCAAACCGGTACAATAAATTCAGCCAGACTGACACCCCTCATATACAGCTCATATCTGATGCGGATATGAGAAGACCCGGGCTTATCCTCGTTGCCTCGGATGCTACCGTGGTATGTCAGACTTTTCTCGGACTGCACCTTGTCCTCTTTGTGCTTGACAAAGTTTTTGAGAGCGTTTTTTTTTGTGATTCTATTGTAGGTAAAGTGATGGATGTGGATGATTTGTTAGATAAGGAGTATGGAAACACAAAGCTGATAAATTAATGCAAAAGGAGTTCTTCGATTCGTCGGTGTCGGACGAAGATGTcgagatgatgatgatcatgagcatCCATGAGGAAATGGAAATCGAGGTGGAGCACATTTTTAACTTCAAGGATTAAATCAAAGAGAGAAGAGTTTTGAACTGGGATAGGGTTTCTGGATCACGGATGCTCTACCATAGACTACTTTTGACCCAAACCAACATtccctaatactccctccgtccggaaatacttgtcattaaaatgaataaaaggggatgtatctagacgtattttagttctagatacatctctttttatccattttgatgacaagtatttttggacggagggagtacatggtttCATTGACACTTTTATATGCGTAAACCCTTGTTTTCGCTTGTTGGAGGGAGTGGAAGCACATGATCCATACTTCAGCCTCACCAGGGATTGTTGCGGACAACTCTCGTTCTCTGCTAAGTAGAAATGCATGGTTGCTATGAGGATGCTCGCACTAGGTACCGCCGCTGATGTCATTGGTGAGATGAACCGTATGGAGAGAATATGTCTTAAGACCACTGTGAGATTTGTCTGCACCATGGTGCATGTGTTTGGAGCAAAGTATCTGAGTGAACCAAATGTGCAAGATAGAAAAGTTGATGGCTATTGAAGTGGCAAGACGCTTTCCAGGTACGCTCAgttcaattgattgcatgcattgacaATAAAAAAACTGTCTCAAAATTTTGCGCGGGCTATATAAAAGTCACACCAAAGAAGCCATCATCATACTCGAAACAATGACATCAAGGAGCTTGTCGATTGCGCCGTCGTAATcggtttctcttttttattttctgGGAACCCGCGAGAGTTCTGGCCTCTTGGTCATAGGAAAAGCGAGCCCGCCCAGGATCAATGCTAGGTTCTGCAGACTTGGTGTTGGATTTTGACTGTTAGACCCAGTAACGTATCCAGCCTGATCGAGTCACAACTAGCTTGCCGTAGGGATTGTGGCGTTGTGGCTACTCACGCCggtcaggccaactccaccgcgtggCCCTATCCTGTCCGAACTCgttcgtttggggtaaaacggataAACCGagcggcccagcgcgcgggagtAAACGGACTTTTatccgttttgtgtccgttttcgacccatccgCGGTTCAAGTTTGCGTCGTTTTTGGGTGAAACAGACACCACACGGACGCGCCGGCCGTCTGTGCGTGttctcccctggcccgcccgtcggtggcacatgacgggcctttttctatccgccccctccctccctccggccgcaccccactccactcttctccactcttccccactctttccctcgccgccgccgctgtctccgctgccattgcagccgtgcaaCTCGGATGCGCGCTCGCCCAGCCCCTTCCTCTCgtcgccgccgagctacccaaccacggccacctggtCCTCTAGCCactcggatctgcaccgtcggtggtccgccggcaaATACACGAATGGCGATCGaccgggctcggtgcttgcccaaaagctcgttggtgcaccgttgcccctcatcaagtgcgaccactgcccaaggatggtcgtgcgccgcgtgtctacaacgccggaacatcccggatgggtgttcatcaagtgcttaaacgatggggtatgtgctctttttagcttcAGTTTGTGCTCTCGGGTTAGACTAGTTTTGCTAACTTTAAGTTTTATTATGTAGAagggatgcaagttttggtattgggaaaaagagtacatcgatatattgatagagtgaaatttagtacatgttcgtgcacttttaggtAGCCTAGAGGCcgtagatgagacaagtgcacttgttgctagattagaggctagacatgatactacgtgtgaggaagcgacatcgacttctggcttgaagaagaaaggagggtgcaacgttgagcctcctccacagatcaacaatgagtgcatcgagaaggccctaacccaactcaagggagcagttatggaagttgggtatcttctcaaatgtattcttgtggttcttgttttctttggccttgctttactagtcaaaatgtgatgatgtattgtcatgtaccaaaaatgaataaaaaaagggcagcccgatgcatgtagctcccgcttgcgcagggtccggggaagggtccgaccactttgggtctatagtacgcagcctttccctacatttctgtaagaggctgtttccaggacttgaacccgtgacctcatggtcacaaggcagcagctttaccactgcgccaaggctccccttctatgtaccaaaaatgaatgatgaaaaaaagtttaaggacttgcaaagaaatgTGCACGCGGACAAGATGCGGCCGGAATGCGTCCGCGCGCTGGACGCATGGCCACCGCATCCCAGAAGTTGCCCGGACACGActccattgccctacccaaacagacagaattcagacaaaacggacgtccgtttgggatcgtgcggtggagttggcctcatgtCATGTCGTTGTCACTATTAAAACAGAAGGGGAACCAACTAGCTTTGATTTGATGTCTCGTAGTGATGATGGCGCCTGGATTCTCGCACGGTGGGAAACCTCACAAAGAACACAAGATATAAAGGGAAGGAAACATTTCCTAGTGGTTTCTCCCCCATTTCGCAGATTTCTCCTCCGTGCTTCTTCTCCTACCTCCTCTGCCTATCTCCTAGCCCCCAGTATTTTTCTCTTCTATTCTGACCCAACCGGATCTCCTCATGGTGCGAGGCAGGGAAGCCGCGGCCGGGAGGACGAGGGTCAAGGATGGAGCAGAGGTGGCCGGAGTGTTGTGACCGACAAAGACATGAAGAAGTGGGCGATGAATGCCATCATAGGGAAATGGTTCCCCTCACTCCTACATaagatatcactagtagaaaatgaCCCATTAATCCCGATTTCGGAGGCCCTTTAGCCCTGgttctgaaaccgggactaaagcccaaaacatttagtcccggttcgcttacgaaccgggacaaaaggggctTCACATGGCCGCTGCGGGACACCCAGGCAGGATGACCTTTAGTCCcgacaccaaccaggaccaaaagtcAGTCACGCGTCAGCAGCTCGCAGGCGCTagggtttttatttttttaaagagGGGTTTAGGGGTTTTGAGGGTTAATTTacgggtttcatattgtgttagctagctaatagagaaaaatggcctctctttcttcgtacttggtcgatgctagctactatacatatagagagacaatactagggaaaaccttagtagtagcgcgggtttaaagcccactagtagcgcgtgctgccgcgctactaatacggcgctacagctattacttagcagtagcgcgtgtgacacgcgctactgctaagacacatagcgcCATCACTTCTTctctcccgcgctgctgctaatctagctagttgcagcgtgtttactatccattGCTCCTagtttttttagtgtatttatacgccgttatacaaattttggtacaataccaattatgaggtttatatcattatgtccataacagtgtgtcaaataaaggtggattaggttcaagtggaggcaatatgtggtgcatgtcaaaagtatactactaatccaaacttgatctagtttggactagtagtactttctatgtgcaccacatgttgcctccacttgaatctaatccgccagcacaagctatttaatcatcatcatagtcattaattaccaccaacagtagctaataataatcatcatagtcattaccaccaacactagttatttatcatcatagtcatagtgtagcacatcatcatcttcaaactcatttctagctagttaatcactcctgctgctctctctcaggtaaaacatgtgtagctctcctccttcatcaagttggagcatgcagatgaacctgtctcctaatcgtgggctgcgcttctgattgctgcccctagtacttctctgcgctcctccatcacaaatttggtctagtctttcactattaagaatTCGTCGCTAATCCCGAATGCACTAAAGTACAttataggatatcttggccgtaagctaataatactcattgtacctttagtctcgattccatgaggcacaacattcatcggtagtatctgttgaagaacatcgtatggtaacatacttagcaatgaagtttagcttaaaaataatgtatggaaacgatgcactgaggataaatagtaaaaatcttatcaTCTTTCCAAAATAGATGTGACCGTaattcattacgaacactattggtcgcacgttttcagtactaacatttctaagtgcaggaagaaaatttgtcttgacagtatcaagatccgcaagctaTGAagcataatgacttagctcctcgcagtttagttcagccccgggacagtagtaggtcctgtctaccaagcgctggacatgtttgctagaacggaaataagctgacaatagaaattagttgtcaactatttttgaataaacaatatcaaagacataaatatggttgagaaactcacataatgatataactggaggcgtctgcacatcgacccagatgtcggtattaccttcaatatcatcttccagatgaatatcaaaggtgataaccataacaggctcaaatgcataagccttgcatagtgttcgccatgttttgcatccaaaataggtgtagtcgtctgcgttgtataattttgcgtggaaaatataaccttgctcggtcttcaagtgaactttctttacctccatagtacgactgaaacctatcttatccaatacaaaaactcttgcatggtaggggatacgctagaatagtaaaaaaattataagttaaagcaaatgaagcagatgtcatgcttaattatgaaaaaagacttgtcgttgtgacttactgtatccactttgaagttctcgtccagcttgatgctgaagcgcctatcatcatctaggaagattccgtcacacaggtcgcgctcgtcttcgtagtatttgcaaataccgaaatccttttcgtcgtccgacatttcctatgttcatagttgaaacattaattgaaaatcgatcgaagacaactaccaggatactcaacacacaaatccggggcactcaatatttcctacatattctggcacaagtcatgccaaaattcacgaaaaaatccggcatgacctttgctaaaatagggcatatcgagcgcctgaagtttgccgaaacggaaatgaatcaacactccggcaaaacataggtcactcggaggtgtaacctgcaaacatgatcgACCACTTGGGCATGAACggaaattagcatgcattcaataaacaaaagtaaatcatctcatgcgtccgtacatcgtcgaatattatcactaatacatcccgaatagtatcatacatataacatcaccaattaccatctaatttgatgaacctaggggtggaaagtggtagcggatattccaattatccaacttaaaagtgaaataagtggtcaaattttactcgttttatgattcatcttagaaatttgattcatttccacccttacatgaaccctaactaatttgagccgcatccgcatccgatccgtttccacccttacatgaaccctaactaatttgatgcaactaaaatatgaagaaaccctaggcagaggtagggaagagggaggagcaggcgtgctcaccttggGTGCCTGCAACGAGGGAGGGGAAGGCGGCGTCGAGGTAGGGGTCGGGGCTCGGGTGCGCGATGGAGGGCGGCGTCGACGTCGGGGTCGGGGGTGGCGTCCGGGGCgacgttgaggtcgggggcgggggcgatgttgaatccggggtcggggcggcgtagagggtgtgcggagagcgtgcGGCGGCCAACGGGCGACGGCGGCAGCGAGAGCGGAGGAGTTGGATTTGCGGGAAGTgaccgtggggaaggacgaaccccgtggttaagttgAAAGTAGAAGCAACGCGTTCCAGaaagtgcgctactgctacgttagctacatcGTTTTCTGGGATAtgtgctactgctactcctttcttctttttccctttttaatttatttttcttcacattttatttttttcctttcaccttcttctatttctttcattttcaattacctttctattttctttccatttaattttatatcctttagcagtagcgagtttagaatAAAATGCGCTGCTATAAAGAAAGTAGCGATAGCGCGGTTCGTTATAGATctctactactatgtgtagcctattggttaagccgtgggaattttagtagtaacgtgtttagaatgaggcgcgctactgctagaactttatctgtagcgcggtttgcacaggcgcgctactgctacttagcaccagcgtgcttttttgacccaagctactgctaaagttctgtgtataaagttttccctagtagtgagaactCGACACGCTAGTTAGTAAGCAAATGAAagaaccattaattacacaagtttttcatgaacatatacaaagagaagtgacctctttttctccgagagattggtcgaacaacaagttttcgtatatcgaTCTGACGCTattacatatatacaatataacatctcttacaatccctaacatctaaaaTCCATGTCATTTTCCAGATGTATTCTCCCTTCTCATTTATGATGTGGTTAAGAAAGAataccgccaattcctcttgaattgctctaatgcgatcatgtggtaggagttcatcccacatCTGCCACAACTAATTTAAAGAAGGgtgtcaatacatatatatgaatgaaactcaacaaaaatgatggtaataaaataaaattgtgaatattattatttacgtacttcatattctTTTTCAGAGTAGTCCCGCTGAGAGGttgcgttgtagatgaactcgcaaacatagtgttggggatataactattaggtatgacccgcctaggaggggccgggtcacaccTATGGCGATTCACTATTATGAAGCCCACTGCgacacttgaagatggcggttcagttaaaggcccaaggcccaaaggcgacttaaggcccgtagagataaaccaccatatgtatgtaacttgtattgtaaggcaagaatagagagAGActaagccggacactgtttatgagccggccgggactctgtgaaccgctgggcgtcaacctctgtatatagaaggacgacccggcggcggttcagggcaagtaaccacagatcgagaactaggtcaagcggaatCGCTCCttagtaatcgagacataagcaataccacccaaAATAGGATCGTAGGCTtctaccttcaccgcaaggggccgaaccagtataaaccccgtgtcctttgtcccgtttaacccctttaagcttcctagttgcgatggctccacgactaagtcctttcgctaggacatctgacatgataattccacgacagttggcgcccaccatggggctagcgcatggtggatttgagttcttgaagggcagcttcgaagggctcaaaggatatgctgtgggccggatgaccaagagtctttgcatcaagctctacatcgacgacgcagacTGGGGgaccgacgccggctcaatcgagtacgggtatcgggtccctttct
This genomic window contains:
- the LOC123160245 gene encoding uncharacterized protein; its protein translation is MEWGDEWLAPDKLQHVLACLLIALAAAALAGRSSRPFLRRRALALGCAASLAVGAAKEAADETRLFGSSGASLRDAAADLLGVVLAAVLVAIARRLRRQRRREKADDTDGSISMV
- the LOC123160244 gene encoding pentatricopeptide repeat-containing protein At3g25210, mitochondrial produces the protein MALLAAVRRLPRALRLLKPHHLSTTSSSTFFGDSEGSAPAWEPRSPVRSPPDDQFAAWVTRLRPGFTACDLADAINSEQDPDLALALFRWAGLRPGFRHGPASYIAALNAASSGKRPVAAENLIHDVLAGACAPDLQLFNACLRFCCDRRSLFPIAFDMFNKMRALPANAGCRPNVETFTLLLSTVVRRVRRPPASLVYLHAVRSLSRQMKATGVVPDTYLLNLIIKAYGRCLEVDDALKVFREMPLYGCEPNEFTYGYIVKAMFQKGRTDNGLVYLKTMREKGFVPSGGVYMSAVAALALEWRFEESREVLLDMLDSKRKPDMITYRTLLEELCRATRTEDAFQLLEELKERKRGALDQRMYSELLDGLHWISQPQQNSLPRRDRGSDDRGSDD